The following are encoded together in the Acetobacter vaccinii genome:
- a CDS encoding FUSC family protein has product MQFPAVVRHWVWRWQAVVHHLARWRAQPAVCQTARMLSAVALAAGVARLTRLQEPGWALITSVIVVQNSITDTISKGRDQLVGTLIGATVSIVPITLMMFMHWPVWAAFTLAFVPLAVLVSRKPEARLGVVTLMVAILFPSDNDPYLRPVERVIAILIGVASSTIVTYVVLHEQARRDAFRNAAQTIRQIVDMLQAARAGDVAWSVIQDKNDECAATLRKVQAALEEARREHWRPLEERDPMLARLPQGIRQLQMDALVMARAMLTLPERAAALNPHDATVLQAGIMRGFQWLIARCESEAVARTGDDRRVAAGVIAALPTGEAEDPIIRFVVSILLTDLRQLIQFLGDDDTDRPG; this is encoded by the coding sequence GTGCAGTTCCCGGCGGTGGTCAGGCATTGGGTGTGGCGGTGGCAGGCGGTTGTGCATCATCTGGCACGCTGGCGGGCACAGCCTGCGGTGTGCCAGACCGCGCGTATGCTCAGTGCCGTGGCTCTGGCCGCAGGTGTTGCCCGGCTGACCCGCCTGCAGGAACCCGGCTGGGCGCTGATTACCTCTGTCATCGTGGTGCAGAACAGCATAACGGACACGATCTCCAAGGGGCGTGACCAGTTGGTGGGGACGCTGATCGGGGCGACCGTCAGCATTGTGCCCATTACGCTGATGATGTTCATGCACTGGCCGGTCTGGGCTGCGTTTACGCTGGCGTTTGTGCCGCTGGCGGTGCTGGTGTCGCGCAAGCCCGAAGCGCGCCTGGGGGTGGTGACGTTGATGGTCGCCATCCTGTTCCCCTCTGATAACGACCCGTATCTGCGGCCGGTGGAGCGTGTCATTGCCATTCTGATCGGTGTGGCGTCGTCCACGATCGTGACGTATGTGGTGCTGCACGAACAGGCCCGGCGCGATGCCTTCCGCAACGCGGCGCAGACAATCCGCCAGATTGTGGACATGTTGCAGGCCGCCCGGGCTGGAGATGTGGCGTGGTCGGTCATTCAGGACAAGAATGACGAGTGCGCGGCCACCCTACGCAAGGTGCAGGCCGCTCTGGAAGAAGCCCGGCGCGAGCACTGGCGACCGCTGGAGGAGCGCGACCCCATGCTGGCCCGCCTGCCCCAGGGCATACGCCAGTTGCAGATGGATGCGCTGGTTATGGCGCGCGCCATGCTGACCCTGCCTGAACGTGCCGCCGCGCTGAACCCCCATGATGCGACGGTCCTGCAAGCGGGTATCATGCGTGGGTTCCAGTGGCTGATCGCCCGTTGTGAAAGCGAGGCCGTCGCCCGCACGGGGGACGACAGGCGTGTTGCGGCGGGCGTGATTGCCGCCCTGCCCACAGGCGAGGCGGAAGACCCCATTATCCGCTTTGTTGTCAGCATTTTGCTGACAGACCTGCGCCAGCTTATCCAGTTTCTGGGTGATGATGATACGGACAGGCCGGGCTGA
- a CDS encoding quinone oxidoreductase family protein: MVTQDTTVVQVDATGGPEVLQVRTQPVPQPGAGQVLLRQEAIGVNFIDTYFRSGLYRFPALPATPGMEGAGVVAALGAGVSDLRVGDRVAYAGAIGGYARDRLIAADRLVRLPDAVPFDVAAAVMLRGLSAHMLLRQVHAVREGEDILVYAPAGGVGQLLCQWGRHLGARVIGVTSSEKKADIARACGAADVLVGTHDLAERVSALTQGRMVPVVYDSIGRDTFETSLSCLAPRGLMVSYGNASGPVTGVDVGTLGARGSLYLTRPSLMTYIAARPELEAAAAELFGLLQAGVLRPAIGQRFALRDAAQAHKELEAGQTTGSTILLP; encoded by the coding sequence ATGGTGACACAGGACACGACAGTTGTGCAGGTTGACGCCACAGGCGGGCCGGAGGTGTTGCAGGTGCGCACGCAGCCTGTGCCCCAGCCGGGTGCCGGGCAGGTGCTGCTGCGGCAGGAAGCCATAGGCGTCAATTTCATCGACACATATTTCCGTAGTGGGCTGTATCGGTTCCCCGCCCTGCCTGCCACACCGGGCATGGAGGGGGCTGGTGTTGTTGCAGCACTGGGCGCTGGCGTATCCGACCTGCGGGTGGGGGACCGTGTGGCCTATGCCGGGGCTATTGGCGGGTATGCCCGTGACCGTCTGATTGCTGCGGACAGGCTGGTGCGGCTGCCCGATGCTGTGCCGTTTGATGTGGCGGCGGCGGTCATGCTGCGTGGTCTGTCGGCCCATATGCTGCTGCGGCAGGTCCATGCCGTGCGCGAGGGGGAGGATATTCTGGTCTATGCCCCGGCCGGGGGTGTGGGGCAGTTACTGTGCCAGTGGGGCCGCCATCTGGGTGCGCGCGTGATTGGTGTGACCTCGTCAGAGAAAAAAGCGGATATTGCGCGGGCCTGTGGTGCTGCGGATGTGCTGGTGGGCACGCATGATCTGGCCGAGCGTGTCAGCGCGCTGACACAGGGGCGCATGGTGCCTGTCGTGTATGACAGCATTGGCCGCGACACGTTTGAAACCAGCCTGTCCTGTCTGGCCCCGCGTGGGCTTATGGTCAGCTATGGCAATGCGTCCGGCCCGGTTACGGGGGTGGATGTTGGCACGCTGGGTGCGCGGGGCAGCCTGTATCTGACCCGCCCCTCCCTGATGACCTATATCGCGGCCCGGCCAGAGCTGGAGGCCGCAGCGGCGGAGTTGTTTGGCCTGTTGCAGGCGGGTGTGCTGCGGCCCGCTATCGGCCAGCGCTTTGCCCTGCGTGACGCGGCCCAGGCGCACAAGGAGCTGGAAGCCGGACAGACCACAGGCAGCACCATTCTGCTGCCCTGA
- a CDS encoding mannitol dehydrogenase family protein has protein sequence MQLSRQTLSRLPAGVHVPDFDPTRLKPGIVHLGCGNFHRAHQVAATQAAIEQMGHAGEDWGIVSASMRKPELAQTLTAQDNLYTLLTRAPDSTQASVMAAITQTVFARAEGETLAARIAAPLTRIVTLTVTASGYYLTAEGRLDPRSKAIVTDLKASRPRTAVGILARGLELVRARGGVPPVILCCDNVNENGATLRQAVMDFAALRGDDKLAAWIGQNVQFPDSMVDRIVPTTTENDLQDAKRLLGGLDDAAPVSAEPWFRWIISNFDGPRPLWEAYEGTRFVEDVGVFERAKLQMLNGAHMLLAYAGGLAGLDTVAQAASDPALGGLVERFMRDEQTAGIDLTSARLDTYAEDLMTRFRNPTIVHEALRIGRNGSAKMAGRVLRPMRENLEAGRSVGGAHLLIASWIHWFTEHDQGVPDRKLADPRAETLREICARTRGNPQAKAQEFLGMENVFGAPLPDHEAQVAAIAGLLQRFETQGVPAVLEALANA, from the coding sequence TTGCAACTGAGCCGACAAACCCTATCCCGGCTGCCTGCGGGTGTTCATGTTCCAGACTTTGACCCCACCCGTCTAAAGCCCGGTATTGTGCATCTGGGCTGTGGTAATTTCCACCGTGCCCACCAGGTTGCCGCCACCCAGGCCGCGATCGAACAGATGGGCCATGCGGGGGAGGACTGGGGCATTGTCTCGGCATCCATGCGCAAGCCCGAACTGGCCCAGACCCTGACCGCGCAGGACAACCTGTACACCCTGCTGACCCGTGCGCCTGACAGCACGCAGGCCAGTGTGATGGCCGCGATCACCCAGACCGTTTTTGCCCGCGCCGAGGGCGAAACGCTGGCCGCCCGCATTGCCGCACCGCTGACCCGCATTGTCACCCTGACCGTAACGGCTAGTGGCTATTACCTGACTGCCGAGGGGCGGCTGGACCCACGGTCCAAGGCTATCGTTACGGACCTCAAGGCATCCCGCCCCCGTACGGCTGTGGGTATTTTGGCGCGTGGGCTGGAACTGGTGCGTGCCCGTGGCGGCGTGCCCCCTGTTATTCTGTGCTGCGACAACGTGAATGAGAATGGCGCGACCCTGCGCCAGGCAGTCATGGATTTTGCAGCCCTGCGGGGGGACGACAAGCTGGCCGCATGGATTGGTCAGAACGTGCAGTTTCCCGACAGCATGGTGGACCGGATTGTGCCGACCACGACCGAGAACGACCTACAGGACGCCAAAAGGCTGCTGGGCGGGCTGGACGATGCTGCCCCAGTTTCGGCCGAGCCATGGTTCCGCTGGATTATCAGTAATTTTGATGGCCCCCGCCCGTTGTGGGAGGCGTACGAAGGCACGCGGTTTGTTGAGGACGTTGGCGTGTTTGAGCGTGCCAAGCTGCAAATGCTCAACGGTGCGCACATGCTGCTGGCCTATGCGGGCGGCCTTGCCGGACTGGACACGGTCGCTCAGGCGGCGTCTGACCCTGCGCTGGGCGGGCTGGTGGAGCGCTTTATGCGTGACGAGCAGACAGCAGGCATAGACCTGACCAGTGCCCGGCTGGATACCTATGCCGAGGACCTGATGACGCGCTTTCGCAACCCCACCATTGTGCATGAGGCGCTACGAATCGGGCGTAACGGGTCGGCCAAAATGGCCGGGCGTGTCCTGCGGCCCATGCGTGAAAATCTGGAGGCTGGTCGGTCAGTCGGGGGCGCACATCTGCTCATAGCGTCCTGGATCCACTGGTTTACCGAGCACGATCAGGGTGTGCCGGACCGCAAGCTGGCTGACCCACGCGCCGAGACACTGCGTGAGATCTGCGCCCGCACCCGTGGGAACCCGCAGGCCAAGGCGCAGGAGTTTCTGGGTATGGAGAACGTGTTCGGTGCTCCACTGCCCGACCACGAGGCCCAGGTGGCGGCCATAGCCGGGCTGTTGCAGCGGTTTGAAACGCAGGGTGTCCCCGCTGTGCTGGAGGCTCTGGCTAACGCCTGA
- a CDS encoding HAD family hydrolase — translation MSGHKETENTPIRGVIFDMDGLLLDSESLAIDALIQAGRDLGHDVPESFCRRMVGVPADGCRKLVLETYGTDFPTEAFFALQEKHLRDFVNNDRLTLKKGVLPLLDLLDTLGLPRAIATSSSRPRATHHLARVGLADRFHAIITRDDVTNGKPDPEPYLTAARHIGVDPAFCLALEDSPSGARAAQAANIRVIIIPDLITPPQDVCDKALAVVDDLTSIPAYITPQA, via the coding sequence TTGTCAGGACATAAGGAAACCGAAAATACTCCGATCAGGGGTGTCATTTTTGACATGGACGGACTGCTGCTGGACAGCGAAAGTCTGGCTATTGATGCCCTGATCCAGGCCGGGCGCGACCTTGGGCATGACGTGCCCGAAAGCTTTTGCCGCCGCATGGTGGGCGTGCCCGCCGATGGGTGCCGCAAGCTTGTGCTTGAGACCTACGGTACGGATTTTCCCACTGAAGCGTTTTTTGCATTGCAGGAAAAACACCTGCGTGACTTCGTCAACAATGACAGGCTGACCCTGAAAAAGGGGGTTCTGCCGCTGCTTGACCTGCTGGACACGCTGGGCCTGCCACGCGCCATTGCAACATCCTCCAGCCGCCCACGCGCCACGCACCATCTGGCCCGCGTGGGGCTGGCTGATCGTTTCCACGCCATTATCACCCGTGATGATGTCACAAACGGCAAACCAGACCCCGAGCCCTACCTGACAGCGGCCCGCCACATTGGTGTGGACCCTGCGTTCTGTCTGGCGCTGGAAGATTCTCCCTCGGGCGCACGGGCAGCACAGGCGGCCAATATCCGCGTTATCATCATTCCTGATCTGATAACCCCGCCGCAGGACGTCTGTGACAAAGCACTGGCCGTTGTGGATGACCTGACCAGCATACCCGCCTATATTACCCCGCAGGCATAA
- a CDS encoding THUMP domain-containing class I SAM-dependent RNA methyltransferase: MTAQDSPFEIFLATAPGLEETLLAEIRLRGFRKPQAMPGGVSIQGGWPEVWRANLWVRGASRVLARLASFPVSHLAQLDRLARQVPWQTVLRPDVPVRVEASCEASRIYHAGAAAERVANAIHATLGAPLDDKATVGVRVRIARNICTISIDTSGALLHRRGYKLSVSRAPMRETMAALFLRQCGFDGVEPVMDPMCGSGTFVIEAAEMAARLNPGRARSFAFEQLATFDAEAWETMRAVKSQRTPANHYYGRDRDATAIANSQANAARAGVADYTHFEQGSIGTLLPPAGPPGLVITNPPYGTRIGEREALFPLYRALGQRLLQHFPGWRAAIVTSEPALAHASGLPFLPSGPPVPHGGLRVGLFHTAPLGTPTA, from the coding sequence ATGACAGCACAGGACAGCCCGTTCGAAATCTTTCTGGCCACCGCCCCGGGGCTGGAAGAAACCCTTTTGGCCGAAATACGCTTGCGCGGGTTTCGTAAACCCCAGGCCATGCCCGGCGGTGTCAGCATTCAGGGCGGCTGGCCCGAGGTCTGGCGTGCCAACCTGTGGGTGCGGGGGGCCAGCCGTGTGCTGGCGCGCCTTGCGTCCTTCCCTGTCAGCCATCTGGCGCAGTTGGACCGCCTTGCCCGCCAGGTGCCCTGGCAGACCGTGCTGCGGCCCGACGTGCCGGTGCGGGTTGAGGCCTCGTGCGAGGCCTCGCGCATTTACCATGCCGGGGCGGCGGCAGAGCGTGTGGCCAACGCCATCCACGCCACACTGGGCGCCCCGCTGGATGACAAGGCCACCGTAGGGGTACGTGTGCGTATTGCGCGCAATATCTGCACCATCAGCATCGACACCTCTGGCGCGTTGCTGCACAGGCGGGGCTACAAGCTGTCTGTCAGCCGCGCCCCGATGCGCGAGACCATGGCGGCCCTTTTCCTGCGTCAATGTGGGTTTGATGGGGTGGAACCTGTCATGGACCCCATGTGCGGGTCAGGCACCTTTGTGATCGAGGCTGCGGAAATGGCAGCACGCCTGAACCCCGGCCGGGCACGGTCCTTTGCCTTTGAGCAGCTTGCCACGTTTGATGCCGAGGCATGGGAGACCATGCGCGCTGTCAAAAGCCAGCGCACCCCGGCCAACCACTATTATGGCCGCGACCGCGACGCCACCGCCATTGCCAACAGTCAGGCCAATGCCGCCCGCGCCGGTGTTGCGGACTACACCCATTTTGAGCAAGGCAGCATAGGCACGCTCCTGCCCCCCGCAGGGCCACCGGGGCTGGTCATTACCAACCCGCCCTACGGCACCCGCATTGGCGAGCGTGAAGCCCTTTTCCCCCTTTACCGGGCCTTGGGGCAGCGGCTGTTGCAGCACTTTCCGGGCTGGCGAGCCGCCATAGTCACGAGCGAACCCGCCCTGGCCCATGCCTCGGGCCTGCCGTTTCTGCCCTCTGGCCCGCCTGTGCCCCATGGGGGGCTGCGTGTGGGTCTGTTCCACACTGCCCCGCTTGGCACACCCACGGCGTAA
- a CDS encoding globin-coupled sensor protein: protein MHAIAQTSTPPVSDITRLELGKRLDFLALGEEQCAAIRSLQSVMERELPNGLDLFYKQVSKTPETLKFFSSRGHMDRAKGAQVDHWRNISSASFGDSYAAQARAIGTVHARIGLEPRWYIGGYATVLDHLVQSAVQSNTSPGGLFSRKSQQTPAEFGKALGSLCKAVLLDIDLAISVYLEEAGKERERAQAETLERERRQNSLISDLDIGLKALAGGDLSFRFTSPFPQEFEGLRQNFNAALSSLSDAMGQVTGAVGGLETGSSEIAHAVEDLAQRTERQAATLNETAAALHTVTHGAEQTARITLDARGMAAQARQAARASETVMQDTIGTMRDIEGSSHKMSAIVDLLDGIAFQTNLLSLNAGVEAARAGESGRGFAVVAAEIRTLAEKSSVSAKEIRQLIGSSRGQVDSGVKLVASMHQTLQTIAQQVEAMTDAIGQINQLSQDQASSLGAVNKAIADINQSTQQNAAMVEQSSAATHNLRQETCTLAESVSRFQTARVLQLRTGTY from the coding sequence ATGCATGCCATCGCTCAGACGTCCACGCCCCCTGTCTCTGACATCACCCGACTTGAGCTTGGCAAACGCCTGGACTTCCTCGCTCTGGGGGAAGAACAATGCGCCGCCATCCGCTCCCTCCAGAGCGTTATGGAACGGGAACTGCCAAACGGGCTGGACCTCTTTTACAAACAAGTCAGCAAAACACCCGAGACCCTCAAATTCTTTTCCTCACGCGGGCATATGGACCGCGCCAAGGGCGCCCAGGTGGACCACTGGCGCAACATCTCCAGCGCCAGCTTTGGTGACAGCTACGCCGCGCAGGCCCGCGCCATAGGCACCGTGCATGCCCGTATCGGGCTGGAGCCACGCTGGTACATTGGCGGCTATGCCACCGTGCTGGATCACCTTGTACAATCAGCCGTACAGAGCAACACAAGCCCTGGGGGGCTGTTTTCACGCAAGAGCCAGCAGACCCCCGCAGAATTTGGCAAGGCACTGGGCAGCCTGTGCAAGGCGGTACTGCTGGATATTGACCTGGCCATTTCCGTGTATCTGGAAGAAGCAGGCAAAGAGCGCGAACGCGCCCAGGCGGAAACGCTTGAGCGGGAAAGACGCCAGAACAGCCTGATCAGTGACCTTGATATTGGCCTGAAGGCGCTGGCAGGGGGCGACCTGTCCTTCCGCTTTACAAGCCCTTTCCCGCAGGAGTTTGAGGGCCTGCGCCAGAACTTCAACGCAGCACTGTCGTCCCTGTCGGATGCCATGGGCCAGGTGACGGGCGCGGTCGGGGGGCTGGAGACCGGGTCTTCCGAAATTGCCCACGCGGTGGAGGATCTGGCCCAGCGCACCGAGCGCCAGGCCGCGACGTTGAACGAGACCGCAGCCGCCCTGCACACCGTCACCCACGGGGCAGAGCAGACAGCCCGCATTACGCTGGATGCACGCGGCATGGCCGCACAGGCCCGGCAGGCAGCCCGGGCCTCGGAGACTGTCATGCAGGACACCATTGGCACCATGCGGGATATTGAGGGATCATCCCACAAAATGTCGGCCATTGTTGACCTACTGGACGGCATTGCTTTTCAGACCAATCTACTCTCGCTCAATGCCGGGGTGGAGGCTGCACGGGCGGGTGAGAGTGGGCGCGGGTTTGCGGTTGTCGCCGCCGAAATACGCACCCTGGCCGAAAAATCATCGGTATCTGCAAAGGAAATCCGACAGCTTATCGGCTCGTCCCGCGGGCAGGTGGACAGTGGTGTCAAGCTGGTGGCCAGCATGCACCAGACCCTGCAGACCATCGCCCAACAGGTCGAGGCCATGACCGACGCCATAGGGCAGATCAACCAGCTCTCGCAGGATCAGGCGTCAAGCCTTGGTGCGGTCAACAAGGCAATTGCCGACATTAACCAGAGCACCCAGCAGAACGCCGCCATGGTGGAACAGTCCAGCGCCGCCACACACAACCTGCGGCAGGAAACCTGCACCCTGGCCGAGAGCGTCAGCCGCTTCCAGACCGCCCGCGTGCTGCAACTCCGCACTGGCACGTATTAA
- a CDS encoding PepSY-associated TM helix domain-containing protein gives MRFIVLCHRWAGGVAGLLLAILGLSGALLVYKDVWTLVPHHYDTVVQDATQVGQAVTRMMHDPHPPQMITFATDSLGVDKLAIAKGGGAYADQSGQVLLRWGSDWARPELWLVQLHRYLLVRPGGETVVGVAGLVGFALVLTGCIAWWRTRRTFAPRLLPQRLSRPAIIRHHRDLGVLVTPLLLISFLTGAFMVFRPLGALVLGPGAGQVVASAFKAPDYPHVRTSPDLDWQAMMEEARVRFPKAQFGRLAMPRRGGSLITLSMRQPGDWLPNGAAMVWFAPDTGAVVGVRDGGQAPAQARGFMTYMPLHIGRVGGIVGKALMALSGLSLATLGLLATWTFWFVQLTGDKKKKQARAAAAQAAGQTGG, from the coding sequence ATGCGTTTTATCGTCTTGTGTCACCGCTGGGCGGGTGGGGTTGCGGGCCTGCTGCTGGCCATTCTCGGGCTGTCAGGAGCATTGCTTGTTTATAAGGATGTCTGGACCCTGGTGCCACATCATTACGATACCGTTGTGCAGGACGCGACCCAGGTCGGGCAGGCTGTCACACGGATGATGCACGACCCCCACCCCCCGCAGATGATCACCTTTGCCACCGACAGCCTCGGGGTGGACAAGCTAGCCATAGCCAAAGGCGGTGGTGCTTATGCGGACCAGTCGGGGCAGGTGCTGCTGCGCTGGGGCAGCGACTGGGCCCGGCCCGAGCTATGGCTGGTGCAACTGCACCGCTATCTGCTGGTGCGTCCGGGGGGTGAGACGGTTGTCGGGGTTGCGGGGCTGGTAGGGTTTGCCCTGGTGCTGACAGGCTGCATTGCCTGGTGGCGTACCCGGCGCACCTTTGCCCCCCGCCTGCTGCCCCAGCGGTTGAGCCGCCCGGCCATTATCCGCCACCACCGCGACCTGGGGGTGCTGGTGACACCGCTGCTGCTGATCTCGTTCCTGACAGGGGCGTTTATGGTCTTTCGCCCGCTGGGGGCGCTGGTGTTGGGGCCGGGGGCCGGGCAGGTTGTTGCCAGTGCCTTCAAGGCACCGGATTACCCCCATGTGCGGACATCGCCCGATCTGGATTGGCAGGCAATGATGGAGGAGGCGCGTGTGCGTTTCCCCAAGGCCCAGTTCGGGCGGCTGGCCATGCCGCGCCGGGGCGGGTCACTGATTACGCTGAGCATGCGCCAGCCGGGTGACTGGCTGCCCAACGGGGCGGCCATGGTCTGGTTTGCGCCCGATACGGGGGCTGTTGTGGGCGTGCGCGATGGCGGGCAGGCTCCGGCCCAGGCCCGTGGCTTCATGACCTATATGCCGCTGCATATCGGCCGGGTGGGGGGTATTGTGGGCAAAGCCCTGATGGCGCTGAGTGGACTTTCCTTGGCCACGCTAGGCCTGCTGGCCACCTGGACATTCTGGTTTGTGCAACTGACAGGCGACAAAAAGAAAAAACAGGCCCGCGCCGCCGCAGCGCAGGCCGCGGGCCAGACCGGGGGCTGA
- a CDS encoding catalase, whose translation MSDSKTAFSGQPDATSLVDVTGTGGELHQTLPQADAQACLTDNFGHRIADNQNSLKAGAHGPTLLEDFVLREKIFHFDHERIPERIVHARGSGAHGVFECTHPIPELTQATLFQHKGATCPVFVRFSTVAGGAGSVDTPRDVRGFAVKFYTDAGNWDLVGNDIPVFFIQDAIKFPDLVHSVKMEADRGYPQAASAHDTFWDFVSLVPETLHTVLWAMSDRGIPRSLRMIEGFGVHTFRFVNAQGASHLVKFHWKPVLGIASTTWDEAVKIAGADNDFHRRDLYEAIERGDYPAWDLGVQVFDEEWAARQPYDVLDATKLVPEEDVPVRIVGRMTLTRNVSNFFAETEQVAFLPSNIVPGIDFTNDPLLQGRLFSYLDTQKSRLGTTNFHQIPINAPRCPFQNFQRDGLMQTHVPTGRANYEPNSLATVGEEAGPRACPSTGFSSFAGLSGQEDAGHKLRLRPESFADHYSQPRQFYRSQTPNEQAHIASAIVFELSKVGLEHVQTRVVSQLRVVDEGLAARVAAGLGMDLPERATPAREPVDLRLSDRLSIQKQAQPDIRGRVVGILFAQGSNVASIRALQDYVAKEGGSTVLVAPRVGKIAVSEGVLKADGQLAGSPSVLFDAVCSVLLPEQAQRLAQDAAAVQWFADAYVHCKTIAHCKGTQVLLDKAGVVPDEGVVSLEDFPRVGVTRHWMREASVRNLA comes from the coding sequence ATGTCAGACAGCAAGACGGCCTTTTCCGGCCAGCCCGACGCTACCAGCCTGGTGGATGTGACAGGCACAGGGGGGGAACTGCACCAGACCCTCCCTCAGGCGGATGCCCAGGCCTGCCTGACAGACAATTTCGGCCACCGTATTGCCGACAACCAGAACTCCCTCAAGGCTGGTGCCCATGGGCCCACCTTGCTGGAAGATTTTGTTCTGCGTGAAAAAATTTTCCACTTCGACCATGAGCGCATACCGGAGCGGATCGTGCATGCGCGCGGGTCGGGGGCGCATGGTGTGTTTGAATGCACCCACCCCATACCGGAACTGACACAGGCCACCCTGTTCCAGCACAAGGGGGCAACCTGCCCGGTGTTTGTGCGGTTTTCTACCGTGGCCGGGGGGGCAGGGTCTGTTGACACCCCGCGTGATGTCCGGGGCTTTGCCGTCAAGTTTTATACCGATGCCGGTAACTGGGATCTGGTCGGGAACGATATCCCGGTCTTTTTCATTCAGGATGCCATCAAGTTCCCCGATCTGGTGCATAGCGTGAAAATGGAAGCCGACCGGGGCTACCCGCAGGCGGCATCCGCGCATGATACGTTCTGGGACTTTGTCAGCCTTGTGCCCGAAACCCTGCACACCGTGCTGTGGGCCATGTCGGACCGGGGGATTCCCCGTTCCCTGCGGATGATCGAAGGCTTTGGCGTTCATACCTTCCGCTTTGTCAACGCGCAGGGGGCCAGCCATCTGGTCAAGTTCCACTGGAAGCCGGTGCTGGGTATTGCCTCCACAACATGGGATGAAGCCGTTAAAATAGCCGGTGCAGACAATGACTTTCATCGTCGTGATCTGTACGAAGCCATAGAGCGCGGAGACTACCCGGCCTGGGACCTGGGCGTGCAGGTGTTTGATGAGGAGTGGGCCGCCCGCCAGCCCTATGACGTGCTGGACGCCACCAAACTAGTGCCGGAGGAAGACGTGCCGGTGCGTATTGTCGGCCGGATGACGCTCACACGCAATGTCAGCAATTTTTTTGCCGAAACAGAACAGGTGGCCTTTCTGCCCTCCAACATTGTGCCCGGGATTGATTTTACCAACGACCCGCTGTTGCAGGGGCGGCTGTTTTCCTACCTGGATACGCAGAAATCCCGTCTGGGCACCACAAACTTTCATCAAATCCCCATCAACGCGCCCCGCTGCCCGTTCCAGAACTTCCAGCGCGATGGCTTGATGCAGACCCACGTGCCCACAGGCCGCGCCAATTACGAACCCAACAGCCTTGCCACAGTAGGGGAGGAGGCCGGTCCACGCGCCTGCCCCAGTACGGGTTTTTCCAGCTTTGCAGGGCTGTCGGGGCAGGAGGATGCAGGCCACAAGCTGCGCCTGCGGCCCGAAAGCTTTGCAGACCATTACAGCCAGCCACGCCAGTTCTATCGTTCGCAAACACCCAATGAGCAGGCCCATATTGCCTCGGCCATTGTATTTGAGCTGTCCAAGGTGGGGCTGGAGCATGTGCAAACCCGCGTGGTGAGCCAGTTGCGCGTGGTGGATGAAGGGCTGGCAGCCCGTGTTGCAGCCGGGCTGGGGATGGACCTGCCCGAGCGCGCAACCCCTGCGCGGGAGCCGGTTGACCTGCGCCTGTCAGACCGGCTGTCCATTCAAAAGCAGGCACAGCCTGATATCCGTGGGCGTGTGGTGGGGATTTTGTTTGCCCAGGGGTCCAATGTAGCGTCCATCCGCGCCTTGCAGGACTATGTTGCCAAGGAGGGCGGCAGCACGGTGCTGGTGGCACCAAGGGTTGGTAAAATTGCTGTCAGCGAAGGCGTGCTGAAGGCCGATGGCCAGCTTGCGGGCTCTCCTTCCGTGCTGTTTGACGCCGTCTGCTCGGTGCTGCTGCCCGAACAGGCCCAGCGTCTGGCGCAGGACGCCGCAGCCGTGCAGTGGTTTGCCGATGCCTATGTGCATTGCAAGACCATTGCCCATTGCAAAGGCACACAGGTGCTGCTGGACAAGGCCGGTGTCGTGCCGGACGAGGGCGTTGTGTCGTTGGAGGATTTCCCCCGTGTCGGGGTCACGCGGCATTGGATGCGTGAGGCATCGGTCCGGAATCTGGCCTGA